From the Deltaproteobacteria bacterium genome, the window TAGGTAATTTCGCGCCTGTCGGCACAGAGCTCTTTAAAAAGGATTATTACCTTTTCTCGGAGTTCTTTAAGGGAGCCAGAGTTGTCGAGCACTATGTCTGCGCCGCCGATTTTTTCTCTTAGAGGAAGCTGGGATGAAAGACGTTTTTTCACCGCTTCGGGAGATAGCTTGCTTCGCTTCGCAGCTCTTTCTAGGCAAAGTTTCTCGTCGGCCGTGATAAGCACTATTTTCCTGAAATTCTCCTTATCGAGTCCGGCCTCAAACAAGAGAGGACACTCGTAAATAATTAACGGGGGGAAAGTCCTTCTGGCTTCCTTAAATTTTGCCAGAGCAAGTTTTCCGACTAAAGGATGCGTGATTGCTTCTAGTTTTTTTCTTTTGGCTGGGCAGCTAAAGACGATCTCGCCCAGATTGTTGCGATTTAAGTGGCCGTTCTCGTCTAGAATATTACTTCCAAACTCGTTAACGACTTTTTGCCAACCTTCTGAGCCGGGTTTTACCACTTCTCGCGCTAATTCGTCCGCGCTAACGACACGAGCACCTAATTCCTCTAAGATGCTGCATACGGTCGATTTTCCCGTCCCAATCATGCCAGTTAGCGCCACGATGTCTTCATAGCCAGGTAGTGTCATAGTTTTAATCTGTAGCAGGTTTTAGACTAGATTGCATTTGTGCTTATTATTAGGATAGATTAACTCACTAGGGTTTAAGCTATGATAACAAGAAAATTGCTAAAATATTTAAATAAGGACACGGCTGCTGATAGGGAGGCCGAGAGCCAGGCGATAGAGGATTCTCGTAATACGCCATCGGAATTGTCAACTGAGGACACTGCTGATTTTTCAGGAGCTGAAATGGAAAGAGAAGAAGAGGCCGGAATGGCTTCACAGGTAGATAAGCCAGGTGATGCCTTATCGGAGGAGGAAACTGGGGACGAGGGGTTGGTCTCTGGTGGACAGGCGGTCGAGGAAGGTGCGCGAAAGAGTCAAGTAGAGACGCCTGTTGAAGCTGCTGGTGATGATGCCGACGATGATGAGGATGAGGATGACGATGAGGCTATTATTAGAGACGAGGAGCTTCTGCCGGAAGCGTCTTACGATCCTTTGGGGGGTGCCTATGATTTAAGAGATGGCCGGCTAATCGAGCAAACTGCTCGGGAGAGCAGGGATAAACCGCTTCCATGGTCATCGAAGGTAAAGAGCGCGAAAGATTTTTTTCATACTGAGCTTTTATATCGCTTTGATTTGCTTGAATTAGAAGAGAGAGAGGGGCTGCGTGGCAGTTATAGGGTGGAAATTAGAAACCACAACAACGAGTCATGGACGGTAAAAATTGGAGATGATATCGAAGTTGTAAAGGGTTGGGAAAATGCCAACT encodes:
- a CDS encoding dephospho-CoA kinase; translation: MTLPGYEDIVALTGMIGTGKSTVCSILEELGARVVSADELAREVVKPGSEGWQKVVNEFGSNILDENGHLNRNNLGEIVFSCPAKRKKLEAITHPLVGKLALAKFKEARRTFPPLIIYECPLLFEAGLDKENFRKIVLITADEKLCLERAAKRSKLSPEAVKKRLSSQLPLREKIGGADIVLDNSGSLKELREKVIILFKELCADRREIT
- a CDS encoding SCP2 sterol-binding domain-containing protein, which translates into the protein MITRKLLKYLNKDTAADREAESQAIEDSRNTPSELSTEDTADFSGAEMEREEEAGMASQVDKPGDALSEEETGDEGLVSGGQAVEEGARKSQVETPVEAAGDDADDDEDEDDDEAIIRDEELLPEASYDPLGGAYDLRDGRLIEQTARESRDKPLPWSSKVKSAKDFFHTELLYRFDLLELEEREGLRGSYRVEIRNHNNESWTVKIGDDIEVVKGWENANSSLSMNERDFLHLVNGRINPQIAILARKIRVSGDFKKAVTFQSFLYPYKE